The following are from one region of the Acidobacteriota bacterium genome:
- a CDS encoding aldo/keto reductase — translation MNKQPTDLTLNNGTTMPAIGLGVMQGTQKESEEAVLSAIETGYRLIDTASAYMNEKSVGEGIRRSGINRSDLFVTTKLWVTDYGTEEAKRGFEASLRRLGTDYVDLYLLHQPMPTEFDKTVAAYKAAETFLKKGRAKAIGVCNFAPAHLERLINETSVVPAVNQIEVHPFFIQRELRAVNTKLGIKTQAWSPLAGIHVYMPNSKDTLNPHKHPTLVALGEKYEKTPAQIMLRWHVQIGNCAIPKSVNADRIKENFAVFDFALTPEDILSIENLDTGVRGGPDPEIITTTTFGFTIDNSPQADNANRE, via the coding sequence ATGAACAAGCAACCAACTGATTTGACTCTAAACAACGGAACTACGATGCCAGCTATTGGGCTGGGAGTAATGCAAGGTACTCAAAAGGAATCCGAAGAGGCTGTGTTATCGGCGATTGAAACAGGGTATCGGCTTATTGATACAGCATCGGCATATATGAATGAAAAAAGCGTCGGCGAAGGAATTCGTCGAAGCGGCATCAACCGCTCAGATCTCTTCGTTACTACGAAGCTCTGGGTTACTGACTACGGTACAGAAGAAGCGAAGCGCGGCTTTGAAGCAAGTCTTCGCCGCCTTGGGACAGACTACGTTGATCTTTATCTGCTTCATCAACCGATGCCCACCGAGTTCGATAAAACGGTAGCCGCTTACAAGGCTGCTGAAACTTTTCTCAAAAAAGGCCGTGCTAAGGCCATTGGCGTCTGCAACTTTGCGCCTGCGCATCTGGAACGCTTGATAAATGAAACGAGTGTCGTACCCGCCGTCAATCAGATCGAAGTGCATCCGTTCTTCATTCAAAGAGAGTTGAGGGCTGTCAACACCAAGCTAGGCATCAAGACGCAAGCCTGGTCGCCGCTCGCAGGGATTCACGTTTACATGCCGAACTCTAAAGACACTCTTAATCCGCATAAACATCCGACGCTTGTAGCGCTTGGTGAAAAGTATGAGAAGACTCCAGCGCAAATCATGTTGCGCTGGCACGTTCAGATCGGGAATTGCGCGATTCCGAAGTCTGTGAATGCGGATCGTATCAAAGAGAACTTCGCAGTGTTTGATTTTGCGCTAACGCCGGAAGATATATTGAGTATCGAAAACTTAGATACCGGCGTACGCGGCGGTCCAGACCCAGAAATCATCACCACGACGACATTCGGATTCACGATCGATAACAGCCCGCAGGCGGACAACGCAAATCGCGAGTAA
- a CDS encoding PQQ-like beta-propeller repeat protein: MRFLVSLALLCAFAALPFAAGTIAPEAEWSQWRGPLRDGKSSETGLLKQWPEKGPAVSWSIANLGEGYGSLAIRADRIYVQGTSEAKSTVFCLNRADGKPIWSVSFGPRLDQDKGNGPRGTPTLDGDRMYVLTENGELACLREKDGSRVWGKNILKEFGGSNPKWLISESPLIDGNKLIVSPGGNGAGIVALDKMTGTEIWRTKELSAETGYASCIIAEVGGVRSYINFTSKAAVGVRASDGKLMWSYANVANNVANCSTPVFADNKVFFSSAYGTGGALLNLKAENGEVKATEAYFTKEMMNHHGGMVLVNGYLYGFSNAILTCIEFSTGKVMWKDRSVGKGSITYADGMLYLLGEKQMAGLAEANPKAYVEKGRFPINDRGWDSWAHPVVVGGKLYLRNQNELTCYDVKGK, encoded by the coding sequence ATGAGATTTTTAGTTTCGTTAGCATTACTTTGTGCGTTCGCTGCATTGCCGTTCGCGGCTGGAACGATTGCACCCGAAGCCGAGTGGTCGCAATGGCGCGGCCCGCTACGTGATGGGAAATCGAGCGAAACGGGCCTGCTCAAACAATGGCCTGAAAAAGGCCCGGCTGTGAGTTGGTCAATCGCCAATCTCGGCGAAGGCTACGGCTCGCTGGCGATTCGCGCAGACCGCATCTATGTGCAGGGTACGAGCGAAGCCAAGAGTACGGTGTTTTGTTTGAACCGCGCCGATGGCAAACCGATTTGGTCGGTCTCGTTCGGGCCGCGGTTGGATCAAGACAAAGGCAATGGGCCGCGTGGCACGCCGACGCTGGATGGCGACCGAATGTATGTGTTGACTGAGAACGGCGAGCTGGCTTGTTTACGCGAAAAGGACGGTTCGCGCGTCTGGGGCAAAAACATTCTGAAAGAGTTTGGCGGCAGCAATCCCAAATGGCTCATCAGCGAATCACCGCTGATTGACGGCAACAAGTTAATCGTATCGCCCGGCGGCAACGGCGCAGGCATCGTGGCGCTCGACAAAATGACCGGCACGGAGATTTGGCGCACAAAGGAATTGAGCGCCGAGACGGGTTATGCCTCCTGCATCATTGCAGAGGTGGGCGGCGTGCGCAGCTACATCAACTTCACTTCAAAGGCGGCGGTCGGCGTGCGCGCCAGCGATGGCAAGCTGATGTGGAGCTACGCCAATGTCGCGAACAACGTTGCCAATTGCTCGACGCCGGTCTTTGCCGACAACAAAGTGTTCTTCTCATCGGCTTATGGAACGGGCGGCGCGTTGCTTAACCTCAAGGCGGAAAACGGCGAGGTCAAAGCCACGGAAGCCTACTTCACGAAAGAAATGATGAACCATCACGGCGGCATGGTGCTGGTCAACGGCTATCTCTACGGCTTCTCCAATGCAATCCTGACCTGCATCGAATTCAGCACGGGCAAGGTGATGTGGAAAGATCGCAGTGTTGGCAAAGGCTCAATCACTTACGCGGACGGGATGTTGTATCTGCTCGGCGAAAAACAGATGGCTGGCCTGGCCGAAGCCAATCCCAAGGCCTACGTCGAAAAAGGGCGCTTTCCGATCAATGACCGAGGCTGGGATAGCTGGGCGCACCCGGTAGTTGTGGGCGGCAAGCTTTATCTCCGCAATCAGAATGAACTGACTTGCTATGACGTGAAGGGGAAGTAA
- a CDS encoding (2Fe-2S)-binding protein, which produces MIKLKVNGKNQQFDGDPEMPLLWVLRDELDLKGAKFGCGMGLCGACTVHVNGQPTRACFTPVSAVANKSVTTIEGLSAEGTHPVQVAWQDLDVPQCGYCQAGQIMSACALLVKKAHPTDAEIDTAMNGNLCRCGTYLRIREAIHKAAELTAANNAKPANRTPRAGARLAPTKNGKK; this is translated from the coding sequence ATGATTAAGCTGAAAGTAAACGGAAAGAACCAGCAATTTGACGGCGACCCGGAAATGCCGCTGCTCTGGGTGTTGCGCGACGAACTCGATCTCAAGGGAGCGAAGTTCGGTTGCGGCATGGGCTTGTGCGGCGCGTGTACCGTGCATGTGAATGGGCAGCCGACGCGCGCGTGCTTTACGCCCGTCTCGGCAGTGGCGAACAAATCGGTGACGACGATTGAAGGCCTTTCGGCTGAAGGTACGCATCCGGTGCAAGTTGCCTGGCAAGACCTCGACGTACCGCAATGCGGTTATTGCCAAGCCGGGCAAATCATGTCGGCGTGCGCCTTGCTGGTGAAAAAGGCCCACCCTACTGACGCCGAGATTGACACGGCGATGAATGGCAACCTGTGTCGTTGCGGCACCTATCTGCGCATCCGCGAAGCCATCCACAAAGCTGCTGAACTCACGGCGGCAAACAACGCTAAACCCGCTAACCGAACGCCGCGTGCTGGCGCGCGTTTGGCGCCAACCAAAAACGGCAAAAAGTAA
- a CDS encoding alpha/beta fold hydrolase, whose translation MMQHRLQTLFTIFLLISVAASAQTVGKANLPPLQIKEQGSFAVGGTVITNPGKFDPARPTPDGQTLHGDHAYVTYQLPTKARQLPLVMWHGIGQFSKTWETTPDGREGYQNIFLRRGFGVYLIDQPRRGNAGRSTQAATIQPTPDEQGWFGTFRLGIWPDFFPGVQFSRDPEALNQYFRQMTPSIGPIDGEVNANAVAALFDKIGQGILVTHSHSGGFGWRTAIKNQNVRAIVSYEPGSGFVFPEAEVPAPIQSSGGPLAAVGIPLAEFMLLTKIPIVIYYGDFIPKEPIANAGQDGWRARLEMARKWRDAVNKRGGDVMVVHLPEAGIKGNTHFPFSDLNNLQVADLMSAWLNKKGLDKYPTRSGRSKGL comes from the coding sequence TTGATGCAACACAGGCTGCAAACATTATTCACGATATTCCTGCTCATCTCCGTTGCCGCGAGCGCGCAGACCGTAGGAAAGGCCAATCTGCCGCCGCTACAAATCAAAGAGCAAGGCAGTTTCGCTGTCGGCGGAACGGTCATCACCAATCCAGGTAAGTTTGACCCCGCTCGCCCGACGCCCGACGGACAAACTTTGCACGGCGATCATGCTTATGTGACTTATCAGCTTCCGACGAAGGCACGTCAGCTTCCGCTGGTGATGTGGCACGGCATCGGGCAGTTCTCGAAGACGTGGGAAACGACGCCGGACGGACGTGAAGGTTATCAAAACATTTTTCTGCGCCGTGGCTTCGGAGTCTATCTAATTGACCAGCCGCGCCGTGGCAACGCAGGTCGCAGCACTCAGGCAGCGACCATTCAGCCTACGCCTGACGAGCAAGGATGGTTTGGCACGTTCCGCCTCGGCATCTGGCCCGATTTTTTCCCCGGCGTGCAATTTTCGCGCGACCCAGAGGCGCTGAATCAATACTTCCGCCAAATGACGCCAAGCATAGGCCCGATTGATGGCGAGGTGAATGCGAACGCCGTCGCGGCGCTCTTCGACAAGATCGGGCAAGGCATTCTCGTCACCCATTCTCACAGCGGTGGCTTTGGCTGGCGCACGGCAATTAAGAACCAAAACGTCCGCGCCATTGTTTCTTATGAACCGGGCAGCGGGTTCGTCTTCCCCGAAGCCGAAGTCCCCGCTCCGATTCAGAGTTCCGGTGGGCCGCTGGCGGCGGTGGGAATCCCGCTGGCGGAATTCATGCTGCTCACCAAGATTCCCATCGTCATCTATTACGGCGATTTCATCCCCAAAGAACCAATAGCAAATGCGGGGCAGGATGGATGGCGCGCTCGTTTGGAAATGGCGCGCAAATGGCGGGACGCGGTGAACAAGCGTGGCGGCGATGTCATGGTTGTTCATTTGCCCGAAGCCGGCATTAAGGGCAACACGCACTTTCCCTTCTCGGATTTGAACAATCTACAAGTCGCTGACTTGATGTCCGCGTGGCTTAACAAAAAGGGGCTGGACAAATACCCGACGCGTTCGGGCAGGAGTAAAGGCTTATGA
- a CDS encoding xanthine dehydrogenase family protein molybdopterin-binding subunit has product MTMTKINRRAFLQVTALAGGGIMLGLYPKASTALAQGPPRMAPLVPSDFIRIAPNGSVTLTAKNTEIGQNVLNTLPMLIAEELDVDWKDVKIVRADADNKYGPQFTGGSSATPMNWEPMRQVGAAGRQMLIAAAANTWGVAATECSTASGRVHHKASNRSLGYGELATKAATMPVPDLRSVKLKDPQNYKIIGTSTVSTEIKDIVTGKPIFGIDVTVPGMLYAVMQRTPVLGGKAISANLDAIKAMKGVKHAFIVEGRPLRSDYPNYLFEDPGFESGVAIVADSWWAAQSAREKLEVKWDSGKWGTQNTLDIAKKADELSKQTPMRTLRQDGEVETVFKRADIKAVEANYTIPFIAHGTLEPQNCTAHFKDGKLEIWSTSQIPQPGRTAVAQLLKLPESDVTVHMVRGGGGFGRRAYNDIMLDAAWISKQINAPVKLLWSREDDIQHDYYRCGGFQFMKAAVDSAGKLVAWHDHFVAYGEGNNFAHDGGFQPGEFPARFVPNFRVQSSVMGLGLKTGALRAPYSNSTAWVIQSFIDELAHAAGKDPVQFRLDLLTGTPLPLGQRERGLDASRMIGVINLVAEKSGWGKRKLPKGTALGVAFHFSHSGYFAEVAEVTVNANKKIKVNKVWVAADVGSHIINPSSAETQVQGAVIDGLSEMIQEITLKNGAVEQSNYHQHPWLKMSQAPPQIEVHFLKTNNAPTGLGEPALPPILPAVCNAIFTATGERIRTMPMTKQGFSFA; this is encoded by the coding sequence ATGACCATGACCAAAATCAATCGTCGCGCTTTTCTGCAAGTGACGGCGTTGGCAGGTGGCGGCATCATGCTGGGACTGTATCCAAAGGCTAGCACTGCATTAGCACAAGGGCCGCCGCGCATGGCTCCCTTGGTTCCGTCGGATTTCATCCGTATTGCGCCCAACGGCAGCGTTACGCTCACCGCGAAAAATACGGAAATCGGGCAAAACGTTCTCAATACATTGCCGATGCTGATTGCCGAAGAACTGGATGTGGACTGGAAAGATGTCAAAATCGTCCGCGCCGATGCAGATAACAAATATGGCCCGCAATTCACGGGCGGCAGTTCGGCAACGCCCATGAACTGGGAGCCGATGCGGCAGGTGGGCGCAGCGGGTCGGCAAATGCTGATCGCTGCTGCTGCAAACACCTGGGGCGTAGCGGCTACGGAATGTTCGACGGCATCCGGTCGCGTGCATCACAAGGCGTCCAATCGCTCGCTCGGATACGGCGAACTGGCAACCAAAGCAGCCACAATGCCCGTGCCCGATTTGCGCTCCGTCAAACTCAAAGACCCGCAGAATTACAAAATCATCGGCACTTCCACCGTGAGCACGGAAATCAAAGACATCGTCACGGGCAAACCGATTTTCGGCATTGATGTGACAGTGCCGGGGATGCTTTACGCCGTCATGCAACGAACTCCGGTGCTGGGCGGCAAAGCCATCAGCGCGAACCTCGACGCCATCAAAGCGATGAAAGGTGTCAAGCATGCTTTCATTGTCGAAGGCCGACCGCTACGCAGTGATTATCCCAATTACCTGTTTGAAGACCCCGGCTTTGAATCCGGCGTCGCCATCGTGGCCGACAGTTGGTGGGCGGCGCAGTCCGCGCGCGAAAAGCTCGAAGTGAAATGGGATTCTGGCAAATGGGGCACGCAGAACACCTTAGACATTGCCAAGAAAGCCGATGAACTTTCCAAGCAAACTCCGATGCGTACGCTGCGGCAGGATGGCGAGGTTGAGACTGTCTTCAAACGCGCTGACATCAAAGCCGTCGAAGCTAATTACACGATTCCTTTCATCGCGCACGGTACGCTCGAGCCGCAAAATTGCACGGCGCATTTCAAAGACGGCAAGTTGGAAATTTGGTCTACGAGTCAGATTCCGCAACCCGGACGCACGGCGGTGGCGCAGTTGCTCAAGCTGCCTGAAAGCGACGTGACGGTTCACATGGTGCGCGGCGGCGGCGGATTCGGACGCCGTGCGTATAACGACATCATGCTCGATGCCGCTTGGATTTCTAAACAGATCAACGCGCCGGTCAAGTTGCTCTGGTCACGCGAAGACGACATCCAACACGATTATTATCGCTGCGGCGGCTTCCAGTTTATGAAAGCTGCGGTTGACAGCGCAGGCAAGCTGGTTGCGTGGCACGATCACTTTGTTGCTTACGGTGAAGGGAATAACTTCGCGCACGATGGCGGCTTTCAGCCGGGCGAATTTCCCGCGCGTTTCGTGCCGAATTTTCGCGTGCAATCTTCGGTGATGGGGCTGGGCTTAAAAACCGGAGCCTTGCGCGCGCCTTATTCCAACAGCACGGCGTGGGTGATTCAGTCGTTCATTGACGAACTCGCGCACGCTGCGGGCAAAGACCCCGTGCAATTCCGTTTGGATTTATTGACCGGAACGCCGCTGCCGCTGGGACAGCGTGAACGAGGCTTGGACGCTTCACGTATGATCGGCGTCATCAACCTCGTCGCGGAAAAATCCGGCTGGGGCAAACGCAAGCTACCCAAAGGCACTGCGCTCGGCGTAGCCTTCCATTTCAGCCATAGCGGATACTTTGCCGAAGTCGCCGAAGTTACGGTCAACGCCAACAAGAAAATCAAAGTGAATAAAGTTTGGGTCGCGGCTGATGTTGGCAGCCACATCATCAATCCCAGTTCCGCCGAAACGCAGGTACAAGGCGCGGTCATAGATGGCCTGAGCGAAATGATCCAGGAAATCACCTTGAAAAACGGGGCTGTAGAGCAGTCGAACTATCATCAGCATCCGTGGTTGAAAATGTCGCAAGCCCCGCCGCAAATCGAAGTCCATTTCCTGAAAACCAACAATGCGCCGACAGGCTTGGGCGAACCGGCGCTGCCGCCAATTCTGCCCGCCGTCTGCAATGCGATTTTCACGGCGACGGGCGAACGCATTCGCACGATGCCGATGACGAAACAGGGCTTTAGTTTCGCCTAA